In Mucinivorans hirudinis, the DNA window GACCCAATATGTCGGCTATCTTTGTCAGCGTACCGACCGATGGGTTACCTTTGCCTGCTTCAATGCTTTTGATTATCCGTAGGCTCAGCCCTGAATAATCAGCCAAGTCCTGCTGAGTTAGTCCCAGCAGGATACGCCTATCTTTTATGATTGAGTAAAATTCCATTAGTGCATTATTTTGCCTGTTCGATACAAAAGTAATGCAAATTTCTTATTTCGCAACTATAAAGTGCAATTTATTTCACTTCTAAAAAGTTACTATATCTTTTCGTAGGTACTAACAACTAATCCCGTATCGTAGCTTTTACTCTCTTTTAGCGTCCACTTTGATTTTAGCGGATTATTGGGGAATAGCGGCAATCCTGCACCCAAAACGATAGGAACGATAGCGATTTGCATTTCGTCAATCAACTCGTGATTTAAGAGCATAGTAGTTAGTTTGCCACCACCGACGAGCCAAATATCTTTGCCGTCCTGTGTTTTCAGTGTAGCAATTTCAGCATAAATATTTTCGGTGATAAACTCTACTCTCTCATCCGGAGTAACATTGGTATTATTACGAGAAATAACGTAGGTCTGCTTATCCTTGTAGGGCCAAGGCACACCGAAACCGATAATTTCGTGATAGGTTCTGCCACCCATTAGAACGGTGTCGACAGAAGCTAATAGAGCATTGTAGCTGTGGTCTTCGTCTGTCGGATTGGTAATCTCGTTGAGCCATTCGATGCCGCCATCGGGAGTTGCGATATAACCGTCCAGCGAAACGGCAATGTAGAGCTTAATCTTTTTCATTACTTTTGGATTTAAACGTTTATACTTAGTAACCGTTCACCAAAACTTCTAAAAAAGAAGCGTGGAACTCACACTGCTCCGACACGAGGCACTGGTATACCTATGAATAGAAACAGGCAAGCCCACGCTATGACAAGCATAGCATAGACATTGCACAGTTTTTCTCTATTCATTTGAAAATTACCAGTTTTCGTGTCGAGACGTTCTGTGAACGAATATGTTATATATAAAGACAGAGCCATTTTTGAATAGCTCTGTCGCTATTTTCTTAAATCTTAATACAAAGATAATCAATCATTACGAATTACCTTGCAAAAGATTGAAAAACCACATCACACTAGTTCGGCAATGAACCTTCGTACATCCGAAGCACGGTACAGACATTTGCCGTTATCGGCACTGATATAGGGCAGCTTGCCATTTGAGCGAAGCCGTTGCAAGGTGCGTTCTGAAAGTTTGGTGATCATCATCAAGTCCTGATTGTCGAGTAGCTCTTCGCCATCGAGACAGTTGCGAGTATTAGCCATACGCTCCAAACGTTTTTCTATCATATCAAAACGGTCTTGTATCCGCTCCATCCAAGCTATGAAATTTTCTCTATCTATATTCATAATCTTATTCGTTTATGTGACCAATGATGAAATAACTCTGGTTCGAAGGGTCTTTGATGATAATATCCTTCTCTCGCATAAACCGCACGTAGCTTTTGGCGGTACGCTCCTTGACATCCAATAGCGCCTGTATCTGGTCGCACAGGTCTATGTAGGTAATGTGCTTTTGCCTTGAGAAAATATCGTGAGCTACACGCACCAACTCAGTCTCTTTGCGTTTCTCCTTCTCTTCACGGGGCTTTTCTCCACGATAGCAGTGCATTCCTAATGCTTTGTCCCACGCAAATTGCATCAATGGAACATCCAATGGACTGCCGTCACGCACTTTGAGTGCCTTGACCACCGAAACGGTCGGGTCGTCGTCTTTCTCAATCGAGAGAATCGTTGCCGCCTTGCGTTGCAACTCCGAGCCGATATGCCCACGGAGCTTCATTCCGTTTGGGATAAAATGCAGCACACAGATAATGCAGGTTTTGTAGATACCTGCCAGACGGTAGAGGTTGTCGATGATGGCGATACTCTCCACCTCGTCGTTGGCACTGCGAATCAGATCGGCAATGCCGTCAATTACCACCAGATGGATGCCGCCGTATTGGTGGTAATACATATCCATACTCTGCTCAATGGACTGTAACCGCTCTTTGCGGGACATAGCCGTCAGGTAGAACGCATTGAAGTGTTTGGGCATATTGGGATAGAGCTTCGAGCGTTTGAGCAGGCTACCTGCGTTTTTGTAGAGTTGCACTTCGGACTGCTCCGTATCGTAGAGCAAGACAGCCTTTTTACAGACATTCTCACTCACCGATACACCCAGCGTATCGACCTGCGTACCTTGCTCTGCTAACGCTCCGGCAATCATAGCCGCAACGTAGTTGCTTTTACCTGTTCCCTCACCTCCGGTAACGCACAGCAAATTGCCCTGTGTGCCGAGCGGAACATCATTTACCGAGATCACCTCCTGAGCCTTTTCGGGAGGATTAGCAAAATCTATCTGACACGATTTTAGCATAACCATAGTATCATTGTATAGTGTTTCAAGTAGTTCGAGAAATAGTTTGGTGAAGTTCTCACGAGTGTTGCCCATACGGAAGTAGTCGGAAATATCTTTCTCCGCTTTGTTGCCCAGAAGCGGCAGCACCAAACGTTTGACTCCGTAGTCAATAAATTGTTTTTGATGTTTTAGTGAACTCTCCAAGCCTGCTTTGTCGGCATCATATAGCAAAACGATGTGTTTGAAGCGGTAGGAGAGCTTGTGAATAATATCTTTGGGGATATTTGACGTTTCACTGTTGAAGCATATCGCACAGAATCCGTGAGCCGCAAGTGACATCACATCTTTTTCGCCACCCGTGATATAAATCGTATCACCTTTGGCGGGCAATTGCTCCAGACCAAAGCAGTAGTTATCACCCAAATCACCACCATACAGAAATCGTAGCTCCGACATCGGACGGTAGATTTTTATATATCGTCTGCCTGCATAGCCAAATATTGGTTCTTCGGCTGATGATTGTATGGCGTAGGGCTTACCCTCCTTGTTTTCACTCTTAAACTCCTTGACCGACACAACCCGATAACGATTCAGTACCTCGGTGGAAATG includes these proteins:
- a CDS encoding Toprim domain protein — protein: MLKKSSILERTNNGLDVFRHYIKGDWRVGRNFHNPLYEDTKASCNIYFDRRGNSYRMKDFGNDEYSGDCFFLVGMLNGLDCTRSDEFVQIMEIIVRDMSLNISIPVITVQPVRKPMEQKTARNYSVVEQPFTIRELDYWLRYGISTEVLNRYRVVSVKEFKSENKEGKPYAIQSSAEEPIFGYAGRRYIKIYRPMSELRFLYGGDLGDNYCFGLEQLPAKGDTIYITGGEKDVMSLAAHGFCAICFNSETSNIPKDIIHKLSYRFKHIVLLYDADKAGLESSLKHQKQFIDYGVKRLVLPLLGNKAEKDISDYFRMGNTRENFTKLFLELLETLYNDTMVMLKSCQIDFANPPEKAQEVISVNDVPLGTQGNLLCVTGGEGTGKSNYVAAMIAGALAEQGTQVDTLGVSVSENVCKKAVLLYDTEQSEVQLYKNAGSLLKRSKLYPNMPKHFNAFYLTAMSRKERLQSIEQSMDMYYHQYGGIHLVVIDGIADLIRSANDEVESIAIIDNLYRLAGIYKTCIICVLHFIPNGMKLRGHIGSELQRKAATILSIEKDDDPTVSVVKALKVRDGSPLDVPLMQFAWDKALGMHCYRGEKPREEKEKRKETELVRVAHDIFSRQKHITYIDLCDQIQALLDVKERTAKSYVRFMREKDIIIKDPSNQSYFIIGHINE
- a CDS encoding Dihydrofolate reductase; the encoded protein is MKKIKLYIAVSLDGYIATPDGGIEWLNEITNPTDEDHSYNALLASVDTVLMGGRTYHEIIGFGVPWPYKDKQTYVISRNNTNVTPDERVEFITENIYAEIATLKTQDGKDIWLVGGGKLTTMLLNHELIDEMQIAIVPIVLGAGLPLFPNNPLKSKWTLKESKSYDTGLVVSTYEKI